In Paralichthys olivaceus isolate ysfri-2021 chromosome 1, ASM2471397v2, whole genome shotgun sequence, the following are encoded in one genomic region:
- the spata17 gene encoding spermatogenesis-associated protein 17: MAQLLEVKSEAEDLHRELFCRNSQAEENRQRESWAATRIQSWFRACKVQAYVSHLHKKAIIIQKIWRGFTARARFRQMVKAAYFIMKMNFYEEMAVRIQRRWRGFYVRKYIHNFYARKRYLEGLSRNNELVRRELDELEHLQKRERDCLQVIKEQTNKVYQAHRLHHLLSTKQRPGVFNSPFRPAPHETELLLRQVKYQAPTGLVPKGSAGLLGMPDSTAPRFHGSLGSPWIKTTRTGSLKPVLPPIANKKQQEASETSLQGRSHNVKKMVQ; encoded by the exons ATGGCGCAGCTGCTGGaggtgaagagtgaagctgaggACCTTCACCGGGAACTGTTCTGCAGGAACAG CCAAGCTGAGGAGAACAGGCAGAGGGAGAGCTGGGCGGCCACCAGGATCCAGAGCTGGTTCAGAGCCTGTAAGGTGCAGGCTTATGTCAG CCATCTGCACAAGAAAGCAATCATTATCCAGAAGATATGGCGGGGCTTCACAGCAAGGGCACGTTTCAGACAAATGGTGAAG GCGGCATATTTTATCATGAAGATGAATTTCTACGAGGAGATGGCGGTCAGG ATCCAGCGGAGATGGAGAGGATTCTATGTGAGGAAATATATCCACAACTTTTATGCACGGAAGAGATATCTGGAAGGACTCTCCAGAAACAATGAACTTGtcag GAGGGAGCTGGATGAACTTGAGCACCttcagaagagagagagagattgtctGCAGGTCATAAAAGAGCAAACAAACAAGGTTTACCAGGCTCACCGGTTACATCACCTCCTCAGTACAAAGCAG cgcCCAGGGGTCTTCAACTCTCCATTCAGGCCAGCCCCCCACGAGACAGAGCTGCTCCTGAGGCAGGTCAAGTACCAGGCCCCCACCGGACTTGTTCCCAAGGGCAGTGCTGGTCTCTTGGGCATGCCTGACTCAACAGCTCCACGTTTTCATGGGAGTCTTGGATCCCCATGGATCAAAACCACTAGAACTGGCTCCCTCAAGCCTGTTTTGCCCCCCATTGCCAACAAGAAACAGCAG GAGGCATCAGAAACATCACTCCAGGGAAGGAGTCACAATGTCAAGAAGATGGTACAATGA